The following proteins come from a genomic window of Geothrix edaphica:
- the hisD gene encoding histidinol dehydrogenase has translation MPGWVAALARNGETEEDTRKAVTAILADVRRDGLKAVLDWTSRLDGVALDPAALRIPEAALQTARADLDRRQPDLMAALREMIANVRRFAEGQRGCLRDLELPLPGGGTVGERWCPLKTAGVYIPGGRAFYPSTLAMTVIPAQVAGVGRIVGVTPPKPQPTLPGAWGVDPLVLACAAELGLTELYPFGGAQALAWLAYGEPAVDLVAGPGNRFVAEAKRQLIGTCGIDALAGPTELLVIADDGADPAWLAEDLMAQAEHDPDAAAVLVSADRALLKAVEAQLQNRVTASPRRTILEQSLGTHGRLVCAERDLAIALAQTWAPEHLELCVRDPEAWLPSLTAAGAVFIGSASAEAFGDYGAGPNHVLPTDRSARYTSPLGVATFLKRQSLLRLSAADAATMAPWVEKLAEAEGLTHHGRSAGLRGHHHP, from the coding sequence GTGCCCGGGTGGGTGGCCGCGCTGGCGCGGAACGGGGAGACGGAAGAGGACACGCGGAAGGCCGTCACGGCCATCCTGGCCGACGTGCGTCGCGACGGGCTGAAGGCCGTGCTGGACTGGACATCGCGTCTGGATGGTGTGGCCCTCGATCCCGCCGCCCTGCGCATCCCCGAAGCGGCCCTCCAGACCGCCCGAGCGGACCTGGACCGCCGCCAGCCCGACCTCATGGCCGCCCTGAGGGAGATGATCGCCAATGTGCGCCGGTTCGCGGAAGGCCAGCGCGGCTGCCTGCGCGACCTGGAATTGCCCCTGCCCGGCGGCGGCACCGTGGGCGAGCGCTGGTGCCCCCTGAAGACCGCGGGCGTCTACATCCCCGGCGGGCGCGCCTTCTATCCCTCCACCCTCGCCATGACCGTGATCCCCGCCCAAGTGGCCGGCGTGGGCCGCATCGTGGGCGTCACACCTCCCAAGCCCCAGCCCACCTTGCCCGGAGCCTGGGGCGTGGATCCGCTCGTACTGGCCTGCGCGGCGGAACTGGGCCTCACCGAACTGTACCCCTTCGGCGGCGCCCAGGCGCTGGCCTGGCTGGCCTACGGGGAACCTGCCGTGGACCTGGTGGCCGGCCCCGGCAACCGCTTCGTGGCCGAGGCCAAGCGTCAGCTCATCGGCACCTGCGGCATCGACGCCCTGGCGGGCCCCACCGAGCTGCTGGTGATCGCCGACGACGGCGCTGATCCCGCCTGGCTCGCCGAGGACCTGATGGCCCAGGCCGAGCACGATCCCGACGCCGCCGCCGTGCTGGTGAGCGCCGACCGCGCCCTCCTCAAGGCGGTGGAGGCCCAGCTCCAGAACCGCGTGACCGCCTCGCCCCGCCGGACGATCCTCGAGCAGAGCCTGGGTACCCACGGGCGGTTGGTCTGCGCCGAGCGCGACCTGGCCATCGCCCTGGCCCAGACCTGGGCGCCCGAGCACCTCGAACTCTGCGTGCGCGATCCCGAGGCGTGGCTGCCTTCGCTGACCGCCGCCGGAGCCGTCTTCATCGGCAGCGCCAGCGCCGAGGCCTTCGGCGACTACGGCGCCGGGCCGAACCACGTGCTGCCCACGGATCGCAGCGCCCGCTACACCAGCCCCCTGGGCGTGGCCACCTTCCTCAAGCGCCAGAGCCTGCTGCGGCTCTCTGCCGCCGACGCGGCCACCATGGCCCCCTGGGTCGAGAAGCTCGCCGAGGCCGAGGGCCTCACCCACCACGGCCGCAGCGCCGGCCTGCGCGGCCATCACCACCCCTAG
- a CDS encoding aminotransferase class I/II-fold pyridoxal phosphate-dependent enzyme: protein MSFLRPDLADLPAYRRPPEPPTGLRLHMNEAGSDWPAEAREALLARLRDMPFHLYPERQEELTERLRKRVGAPEGGLLLGPSSGALLDLVAMAGLSFGDTVAIPDPGFSLYPMLVRRNGGQVRKVPQGTDFPLEPWFEALDCRQIWLTLPNNPTGAWVSPEELEPLLAAAAARPVPPLLVMDEAYAEFAPATHRLAVDRYPNVVLLRTFSKALASASWRLGYLLGDPALVSKLATLQLPYSIPAASLEALDVALDFAPAFEPAVRALPERRDRLVASLPLHHAAPSAGNFIHVTPDPSDALEAEGIKVRRLPGTGAARLTIGTEADTTRVATTLGATLPQPAPRPRRRLLVLDIDGVLIDADRSFMEAVARALAECRPALPWSDGAYRAFKRLGGYNNDFRLAAGALALAEVHGDVDLRPVIEAADGRGFPELDARMEALEPPAQILVQKHYVDTIRLERPLATLADLQATGWELAVLTGRPPEELDLAWKVLGFSLPAVCDAAPHLRKPEPAGLLQLADAFRAEEIVFAGDTVDDARCLRAAADLKPEVAWRFAALGPDRDHFAAAGDVQFETLRALLPMLNQELP from the coding sequence ATGTCCTTCCTCCGACCCGACCTCGCTGATCTGCCCGCCTACCGGCGGCCTCCCGAGCCGCCCACGGGCCTCCGGCTGCACATGAACGAGGCTGGTTCCGACTGGCCCGCCGAAGCCCGGGAGGCGCTGCTGGCGCGGCTCCGGGACATGCCCTTCCACCTCTATCCCGAGCGCCAGGAGGAGCTCACCGAGCGCCTGCGGAAGCGCGTGGGCGCCCCCGAGGGCGGCCTGCTGCTGGGCCCCTCCAGCGGCGCCCTCCTGGACCTGGTGGCCATGGCGGGCCTCAGCTTCGGCGACACGGTGGCCATCCCGGATCCGGGCTTCAGCCTCTATCCCATGCTCGTGCGCAGGAACGGCGGCCAGGTGCGGAAGGTGCCCCAGGGTACGGACTTCCCGCTGGAGCCCTGGTTCGAGGCCCTGGACTGCCGCCAGATCTGGCTGACCCTGCCGAACAATCCCACGGGCGCCTGGGTGTCGCCGGAAGAACTGGAGCCCCTGCTGGCCGCCGCCGCGGCCCGGCCGGTGCCGCCCCTGTTGGTGATGGACGAGGCCTACGCGGAATTCGCCCCCGCCACCCACCGTCTGGCCGTGGACCGCTACCCGAACGTGGTGCTGCTCCGCACCTTCAGCAAGGCGCTGGCCTCCGCCTCCTGGCGCCTGGGCTACCTCCTGGGCGATCCGGCCCTGGTGTCGAAGCTGGCCACCCTGCAGCTGCCCTACTCCATCCCCGCCGCCAGCCTGGAAGCCCTGGACGTGGCCCTGGACTTCGCCCCGGCCTTCGAGCCTGCCGTGCGGGCCCTGCCGGAGCGGCGCGACCGCCTGGTCGCGTCTCTGCCTCTGCACCACGCCGCTCCCAGCGCCGGCAACTTCATCCATGTGACGCCGGATCCATCGGATGCGCTGGAAGCCGAGGGCATCAAGGTGCGCCGCCTGCCCGGCACCGGCGCCGCCCGGCTCACCATCGGCACGGAGGCGGACACCACCCGCGTGGCCACGACCCTGGGCGCGACGCTGCCACAACCCGCGCCACGGCCACGCCGCCGCCTGCTGGTCCTGGACATCGACGGCGTGCTCATCGACGCCGACCGCAGCTTCATGGAGGCTGTGGCCCGGGCGCTGGCGGAGTGCCGGCCTGCCCTGCCCTGGTCCGACGGGGCCTATCGCGCCTTCAAGCGCCTGGGCGGCTACAACAACGACTTCCGCCTCGCGGCTGGGGCCTTGGCCCTGGCGGAGGTGCACGGTGACGTGGACCTCCGGCCCGTGATCGAAGCGGCGGACGGCCGTGGCTTCCCGGAGCTCGACGCGCGGATGGAGGCCCTCGAACCCCCGGCGCAGATCCTCGTTCAGAAACACTACGTCGACACCATCCGCCTCGAGCGTCCCCTCGCCACCCTGGCCGACCTCCAGGCCACGGGCTGGGAGCTGGCGGTGCTCACCGGGCGGCCACCCGAGGAACTGGACCTGGCCTGGAAGGTGCTCGGCTTCTCGCTGCCCGCGGTCTGCGACGCCGCACCCCACCTGCGGAAGCCCGAACCTGCGGGCCTGCTGCAGCTGGCGGACGCCTTCCGGGCCGAGGAGATCGTCTTCGCCGGGGATACCGTCGACGATGCGCGCTGCCTGCGCGCCGCCGCGGACCTGAAGCCCGAGGTGGCCTGGCGCTTCGCCGCCCTGGGGCCCGACCGCGATCACTTCGCCGCGGCCGGGGATGTCCAGTTCGAGACCCTGCGCGCCCTTCTGCCGATGCTGAACCAGGAGCTGCCATGA
- the hisH gene encoding imidazole glycerol phosphate synthase subunit HisH, translating to MSAGRITLIDYEAGNLASLEGALDRLGLAYVRAASPDQATASGPIVLPGVGHFEAARKSLRERGWWQLLPELVAEGRPLLGICLGLQLLAEGSEEAPRASGLGLIPGLVRRLGPGVKVPNMGWCQVRQGSAHPALPDPDGAWLYFVHSYALEPSAETIYLADHGRPFAAVEARGKVLGFQPHPEKSGPAGLGLLQSALAWMGALPVSSEAPCN from the coding sequence ATGAGCGCCGGCCGCATCACCCTCATCGACTACGAGGCCGGCAACCTGGCCTCGCTGGAAGGCGCCCTGGACCGCCTGGGCCTGGCCTACGTGCGGGCCGCGTCGCCAGACCAGGCCACCGCCTCCGGCCCCATCGTCCTGCCGGGCGTGGGCCACTTCGAGGCTGCGCGGAAATCCCTGCGCGAGCGCGGCTGGTGGCAGCTTCTGCCGGAGCTGGTGGCCGAAGGCCGCCCCCTGCTGGGCATCTGCCTCGGGCTCCAGCTGCTGGCTGAAGGCAGCGAAGAGGCGCCTCGCGCCTCGGGTCTGGGCCTGATCCCCGGCCTCGTGCGGCGCCTGGGGCCGGGCGTGAAGGTCCCGAACATGGGCTGGTGCCAGGTGCGCCAGGGCAGCGCCCACCCGGCCCTGCCCGATCCCGACGGCGCCTGGCTCTACTTCGTCCACAGCTACGCCCTGGAGCCCTCCGCCGAGACCATCTACCTGGCCGACCACGGTCGCCCCTTCGCGGCCGTGGAGGCCCGGGGGAAGGTCCTGGGCTTCCAGCCCCACCCCGAGAAGTCCGGCCCCGCCGGCCTCGGGCTGCTCCAGTCGGCCCTGGCCTGGATGGGCGCCCTGCCCGTGTCCTCGGAGGCTCCATGCAACTGA
- a CDS encoding 1-(5-phosphoribosyl)-5-[(5-phosphoribosylamino)methylideneamino] imidazole-4-carboxamide isomerase: MQLIPSMDLLQGRLVRLRHGDRKQATFYDFTPEGWVEHLIAAGARRIHLVDLDGAFGGPRQGTFTTFPARFPQVRFQLGGGLRDRGAIEGVLALGFDAVVGTLAVEQPSALRGLPGDRIVAALDLKGERVVTRGWQAASACASTDVFEALLTLGFDRALVTDVSRDGTLEGPGLEAVAWVAREGFRVQASGGVKDLADLDPLTMLPGVVGAISGKALMEGFIALDDPRTRAALAGGA; encoded by the coding sequence ATGCAACTGATTCCAAGCATGGACCTGCTGCAGGGCCGCCTGGTCCGCCTGCGCCACGGTGACCGGAAGCAGGCCACCTTCTATGACTTCACGCCCGAGGGCTGGGTCGAACACCTGATCGCGGCCGGGGCGCGGCGCATCCACCTGGTGGATCTGGACGGCGCTTTCGGTGGGCCCCGCCAGGGGACCTTCACCACCTTTCCCGCCCGCTTCCCCCAGGTGCGTTTCCAGCTGGGCGGCGGCCTGCGGGACCGCGGGGCCATCGAGGGGGTACTGGCCCTGGGCTTTGACGCGGTGGTCGGCACGCTGGCGGTGGAGCAGCCCTCCGCCCTGCGGGGCCTCCCCGGCGATCGCATCGTGGCCGCCCTGGACCTCAAGGGCGAGCGCGTCGTCACCCGCGGCTGGCAGGCCGCCAGCGCCTGCGCCTCCACGGATGTGTTCGAGGCCCTGCTCACCCTGGGCTTCGACCGGGCGCTCGTCACCGATGTGAGCCGCGATGGCACGCTGGAAGGCCCCGGCCTCGAAGCGGTCGCGTGGGTGGCCCGCGAGGGCTTCCGGGTGCAGGCCTCCGGCGGCGTGAAGGACCTCGCCGACCTTGACCCGCTGACCATGCTGCCCGGTGTCGTGGGCGCCATCAGCGGGAAGGCCCTCATGGAGGGCTTCATCGCGTTGGACGATCCACGCACCCGGGCCGCCCTGGCAGGGGGTGCCTGA
- the hisF gene encoding imidazole glycerol phosphate synthase subunit HisF translates to MPAKRIIPCLDVKNGRVVKGVQFKELRDLGHPVDLARRYDLEGADELVFLDIAASLENRGTREAWVREVARELSIPFTVGGGVSSVEDARSLLRSGADKVAVNTAAALRPDLVCELADAFGRQCVVAAVDVKRDADLGWRVYLKGGTEPTERAAVDWLWELNDLGAGEILLTSMDRDGTGDGFDLPLLDLASELPIPLIASGGAGLEVHFLEALQHGADAVLAATLFHEGILPIPRLKAYLAQNDLSIRI, encoded by the coding sequence ATGCCCGCCAAGCGCATCATCCCGTGCCTCGACGTAAAGAACGGCCGCGTCGTGAAGGGCGTCCAGTTTAAGGAGCTCCGCGACCTGGGGCACCCCGTGGACCTGGCCCGGCGCTACGATCTGGAAGGCGCGGACGAGCTGGTCTTTCTCGACATCGCAGCCTCCCTGGAGAACCGCGGCACGCGGGAGGCCTGGGTCCGCGAGGTGGCGCGGGAGCTGAGCATCCCGTTCACCGTGGGCGGAGGCGTCTCCAGCGTGGAGGATGCCCGCAGCCTACTGCGATCCGGGGCCGACAAGGTGGCCGTGAACACCGCTGCTGCCCTGCGGCCGGACCTGGTCTGCGAGCTGGCGGATGCCTTCGGGCGCCAGTGCGTGGTGGCGGCCGTGGACGTGAAGCGCGATGCCGACCTGGGCTGGCGCGTATACCTGAAGGGCGGCACCGAGCCCACGGAACGGGCGGCCGTGGACTGGCTCTGGGAGCTCAACGACCTCGGCGCCGGCGAGATCCTGCTCACCTCCATGGACCGCGACGGCACCGGTGACGGCTTCGACCTGCCCCTGCTGGACCTGGCCTCGGAGCTGCCCATCCCCCTCATCGCCTCCGGCGGCGCGGGCCTGGAGGTCCACTTCCTGGAGGCCCTCCAGCACGGCGCCGACGCGGTGCTGGCCGCCACGCTCTTCCACGAAGGCATCCTGCCCATCCCCCGCCTCAAGGCCTACCTCGCC
- the hisB gene encoding imidazoleglycerol-phosphate dehydratase HisB: MRTAILTRATAETQVKLSLSLDGGEARIRTGLGYFDHMLMQLAKHGGFGLEVEAAGDLPVDSHHLVEDVGLCLGDALKTALGDRAGIARFAHAYVPLDEALARVVVDLSGRPWCEFHAELPPVVLGDGFQVEMVREFFIALAMRGGLAIHADLIRGVNTHHKVEALFKALAKALRQATRAEGGGVPSTKGTLSA; this comes from the coding sequence ATGAGAACCGCCATCCTGACCCGTGCCACCGCCGAGACCCAGGTGAAGCTGAGCCTCTCCCTGGACGGGGGCGAGGCCCGCATCCGCACCGGTCTGGGCTACTTCGACCACATGCTGATGCAGCTCGCGAAGCACGGCGGCTTCGGCCTCGAGGTGGAGGCCGCCGGCGACCTGCCCGTGGACAGCCACCACCTGGTGGAGGATGTGGGCCTCTGCCTGGGCGACGCGCTGAAGACGGCCCTGGGCGACCGCGCCGGCATCGCCCGCTTCGCCCACGCCTACGTGCCCCTGGACGAGGCCCTGGCCCGGGTGGTGGTGGATCTCTCCGGCCGCCCCTGGTGCGAGTTCCACGCAGAGCTGCCGCCGGTCGTCCTCGGCGACGGCTTCCAGGTGGAGATGGTCCGGGAGTTCTTCATCGCCCTGGCCATGCGCGGCGGCCTGGCCATCCACGCGGACCTCATCCGCGGCGTGAACACCCACCACAAGGTCGAGGCCCTCTTCAAGGCCCTGGCCAAGGCCCTGCGCCAGGCCACCCGCGCCGAGGGCGGCGGCGTACCCTCCACCAAGGGGACCCTGTCCGCATGA